A genomic window from Brevibacillus agri includes:
- a CDS encoding recombinase family protein: MFDNLKSVAIYARVSTEEQAEEGYSIQAQLDTLRQYAKQNRYIVSKEYKDEGISGKSIQNRPQLQQLLRDAKQGLFQEVIVWKINRISRNQLDLLTIVDELQKHGVSFRSYTENFETETPMGRFALQMMGSVAELERNTIVDNVKMGMKQRARQGKWNGGKVLGYESVEVEGSTFRKRKETRLVIVESEAALVRMIFEKYASGKGIKAIANELNHLGYKTKWGKPFSVVAVKDILNNPLYVGKIRFNKQENWTVKRRKGTNASPILADGEHEPIISEELWNTVQAMYKTKSEKPAQVFHGSFPFTGVMRCPMCGHGMVAQRATRKNKNGEIKYTLYYQCGQFANKGSAVCRANSVRADYAEEEILARIEKIVSQPQITEDVARELGQRQEVDKEPLVQELKHLDKELADIKRKMGKYMGLYENDMLEVEILKARFQELKEQEQRLSARKAEIECQLQSGEAAPIPFEVLKGMLREFRNVFKRADHAKRKQLVHALIKEITVTKDRKIDSIEWQFDSMLN; encoded by the coding sequence ATGTTTGATAACTTGAAATCCGTTGCGATCTATGCTCGAGTAAGTACTGAGGAGCAAGCTGAGGAAGGTTACTCTATACAGGCTCAGTTGGACACATTGAGACAATATGCTAAACAAAACCGATATATAGTTTCCAAGGAGTATAAAGACGAAGGTATATCTGGCAAGTCAATACAGAATCGTCCTCAACTCCAACAGTTACTGCGAGATGCCAAACAAGGGCTGTTTCAAGAAGTGATCGTTTGGAAGATTAACCGGATTTCACGTAACCAACTTGATCTGTTGACCATCGTAGACGAACTGCAAAAACATGGTGTTTCCTTCCGCAGCTATACCGAGAATTTTGAAACAGAGACACCAATGGGCAGATTTGCTCTCCAAATGATGGGGTCAGTTGCGGAACTGGAGCGTAATACAATTGTCGATAACGTCAAAATGGGCATGAAACAACGTGCCAGACAAGGGAAATGGAACGGTGGTAAAGTTTTGGGGTATGAGTCTGTTGAAGTGGAAGGCAGTACATTCCGTAAACGAAAGGAGACCAGACTCGTAATTGTGGAATCAGAAGCGGCATTGGTACGGATGATCTTTGAAAAATACGCCAGTGGAAAAGGGATAAAAGCGATTGCCAATGAACTAAATCACCTCGGCTACAAGACCAAATGGGGCAAGCCTTTTAGTGTAGTGGCAGTTAAAGACATCCTGAATAACCCGCTTTATGTAGGCAAAATCCGTTTCAATAAACAAGAGAATTGGACAGTTAAAAGACGTAAAGGTACCAATGCCAGCCCCATTCTGGCAGATGGTGAGCATGAACCAATCATTTCTGAAGAACTCTGGAACACCGTACAAGCCATGTACAAGACAAAATCCGAAAAGCCAGCACAGGTGTTTCATGGCTCCTTTCCCTTTACTGGGGTCATGCGCTGCCCTATGTGTGGGCATGGTATGGTTGCTCAGCGTGCCACTCGTAAAAACAAGAATGGGGAAATCAAATACACACTGTACTATCAATGTGGACAGTTTGCCAATAAAGGCTCTGCGGTATGCCGGGCGAATAGCGTTAGGGCAGATTATGCTGAAGAAGAGATTCTTGCTCGTATAGAGAAGATAGTAAGCCAGCCACAAATCACAGAAGATGTGGCAAGGGAACTGGGACAACGACAAGAAGTGGATAAAGAGCCACTAGTACAGGAATTGAAACATCTGGACAAGGAACTGGCAGATATTAAGCGTAAGATGGGCAAGTATATGGGGCTGTACGAAAACGATATGCTCGAAGTTGAAATATTGAAAGCAAGATTTCAGGAGCTAAAGGAACAGGAGCAGAGGTTGTCGGCTCGAAAAGCGGAAATCGAGTGCCAGTTGCAATCTGGTGAAGCCGCTCCAATACCGTTTGAAGTGTTGAAGGGTATGTTGAGGGAGTTTCGGAATGTGTTTAAAAGGGCTGATCATGCGAAGCGGAAGCAGCTTGTCCATGCGTTGATTAAGGAAATAACGGTGACGAAAGATAGGAAAATTGATAGTATTGAATGGCAGTTTGATAGCATGCTAAATTAA
- a CDS encoding IS110 family transposase — translation MKYKQSKKQNQRIQQITELTLVVGADIAKKTHVARAVDFRGIEIGKDCVFGNDHSGLTKLVSWMKELQRQYAKTDIILGIEPTGHYWFPLAEFLHRENIKVVIVNPHHVNKSKELEDNSPTKNDYKDARLIADLVRNGKYSEPKLPTSVYADLRILMNLREKVMVNFGQVQRRIQNWLDRFFPEYSLVFKDWEGKASLITLREFPTPQEIVSLGASTIVNRWKEDVKRAVGSKRAAQLLQAATNSIGLTEGLTAAKIELKALLEQYELFSRQLEEIMAQVEALLAQIPGTNEMLTVPGIGVVTLAGFLAEVGDLSGYDHGQQIIRLAGFNLKENSSGKKKGKSTITKRGRSRLRALLFRAMMPMVAKNAEFKALHHYFTKRSHNPLKKKQSIVALCGKLIRVLYTLGTKCIPYNASDVLGPVRQSQIQMVA, via the coding sequence ATGAAGTATAAGCAATCGAAAAAGCAGAATCAACGTATTCAACAAATTACCGAATTAACCCTTGTTGTCGGTGCAGATATTGCCAAGAAAACGCATGTTGCCAGAGCTGTCGATTTCCGCGGAATCGAGATTGGTAAGGACTGTGTGTTCGGCAATGACCATTCTGGCCTGACGAAACTCGTTTCGTGGATGAAGGAGCTTCAGCGGCAATACGCCAAGACGGATATCATCTTGGGCATTGAGCCAACCGGACACTACTGGTTTCCACTGGCCGAATTTCTGCATCGAGAAAACATCAAAGTCGTTATCGTGAATCCTCATCACGTCAATAAAAGCAAAGAACTTGAAGACAATTCACCGACGAAGAATGATTACAAGGATGCTAGGTTAATCGCTGATTTAGTTCGCAATGGCAAGTACAGCGAGCCCAAATTGCCTACGAGCGTTTATGCCGATCTTCGTATTCTCATGAACCTTCGAGAGAAGGTGATGGTGAACTTCGGTCAAGTCCAACGGCGTATCCAGAACTGGCTTGATCGCTTCTTTCCGGAGTACAGCCTTGTGTTTAAAGATTGGGAAGGAAAGGCCTCGCTCATCACGCTTCGTGAATTTCCGACGCCACAGGAGATTGTATCGCTTGGCGCGAGTACAATCGTGAACCGATGGAAGGAAGACGTGAAGCGAGCGGTTGGCTCCAAACGTGCAGCGCAACTCCTACAAGCTGCCACAAACTCAATTGGACTTACCGAAGGGCTGACGGCGGCGAAAATCGAGCTCAAGGCCTTACTGGAACAATATGAACTATTCTCAAGGCAACTTGAAGAAATCATGGCGCAAGTGGAAGCATTGCTTGCACAAATTCCAGGTACAAATGAAATGCTGACAGTACCAGGAATCGGCGTTGTTACGCTGGCGGGCTTCTTGGCTGAAGTTGGTGATCTTAGCGGTTATGACCATGGGCAGCAGATCATCCGTCTTGCTGGATTTAACCTCAAAGAGAACAGTTCCGGCAAGAAGAAGGGCAAGTCCACGATTACCAAGCGTGGACGATCCCGACTAAGAGCCTTGCTATTTCGGGCGATGATGCCGATGGTCGCCAAAAACGCCGAATTCAAGGCGTTGCACCATTACTTTACGAAGCGAAGTCATAATCCGCTCAAGAAGAAGCAGTCTATAGTGGCACTCTGCGGGAAGCTCATTCGCGTACTGTACACACTAGGCACGAAGTGCATTCCGTACAATGCGTCCGACGTATTAGGACCTGTACGCCAGTCCCAAATACAGATGGTAGCTTAA
- a CDS encoding DUF669 domain-containing protein, translating to MAKININGVKNEKGTGFTPVPEGVYEAIITRVNITTFSSGNPGLNLMLTIRTDVEQPCGNRKLFDNLVLVESSMYKYDLVAEATGFPEDQEITSLEQFRDYILHKPVQVKVLHEPDKYNPEKTRERISTYKKGLELSEDTELPATEDEVIDKMTEQVKDIIRKKREKKDMQG from the coding sequence ATGGCAAAGATCAACATTAACGGAGTTAAGAATGAAAAAGGGACGGGTTTTACGCCCGTACCTGAGGGGGTCTATGAAGCGATCATTACCAGAGTAAATATCACCACATTTAGTTCTGGTAATCCGGGACTGAACCTCATGTTAACCATTCGTACTGATGTGGAGCAACCATGCGGAAATCGTAAACTTTTTGACAATTTAGTACTTGTAGAGAGTTCCATGTACAAATATGATCTGGTTGCTGAGGCTACAGGGTTCCCAGAAGACCAAGAAATTACCTCGTTGGAGCAGTTCAGAGACTATATCTTGCATAAGCCTGTACAGGTCAAGGTACTTCATGAGCCTGACAAATATAATCCAGAAAAAACAAGAGAGCGTATCAGCACATACAAAAAAGGACTGGAGCTTAGCGAAGATACTGAGCTTCCAGCAACTGAGGATGAGGTTATAGACAAGATGACCGAGCAAGTAAAGGACATCATACGTAAGAAACGGGAGAAAAAGGACATGCAAGGATAA
- a CDS encoding DUF2628 domain-containing protein — protein MENTNRNDMDNREEIDIPLAVTQESSPLAYQQTATLDTELRLFIGHNADYYLSKWKKTSGNRASWNWAAFIGNIYWMGYRKMYLQVLILAVFYIIAERFLFHSPISATAALAVFCGFLGNTMYYNHAQKKITAIKSQQNDPSTLLNKIKDAGGTSWKGVAAAILPFLLYGLLIGSGTPSKAEIEAINLTEYFPTKHMSERSYNMYDKDGKVIMNSLEVTHAMNNGVAGNQFSVTKKVTITDNNPSLTPTSLLETVYSVSSNTIMQVQSYNTLLDRTDSTEHILLTTSESNWVSDQGENSKITGEITAVDQEVTTPAGTFKNCIEVTEELSDKDGKATVTKYYAPHIGLVLAKYDNGNEEQLVRYNNGM, from the coding sequence ATGGAAAACACAAACCGAAACGATATGGATAATAGAGAAGAAATAGATATTCCATTGGCGGTTACCCAAGAATCTTCACCTTTAGCATACCAACAGACTGCCACTCTGGATACAGAGCTTCGTCTGTTTATCGGGCATAACGCTGATTACTACTTGTCAAAGTGGAAGAAAACAAGCGGCAATCGTGCAAGTTGGAACTGGGCAGCATTTATTGGGAACATTTATTGGATGGGGTACAGAAAAATGTACCTCCAAGTCCTCATTCTTGCTGTCTTTTATATCATTGCCGAACGGTTTCTCTTTCACAGTCCCATATCTGCTACTGCCGCTTTAGCTGTCTTTTGTGGATTTTTGGGCAATACCATGTACTATAACCATGCACAGAAAAAAATCACTGCCATTAAGAGCCAGCAAAATGACCCATCTACTCTGCTAAACAAAATCAAAGACGCTGGTGGAACTAGCTGGAAAGGCGTGGCGGCAGCCATCTTACCATTTTTACTTTATGGGCTACTGATTGGTTCTGGTACTCCGAGTAAAGCAGAAATCGAAGCTATCAACCTGACCGAATATTTCCCAACTAAACATATGTCAGAGCGTAGCTACAATATGTACGATAAAGATGGGAAAGTCATCATGAATTCGCTGGAAGTTACTCACGCCATGAATAATGGGGTAGCTGGAAACCAATTTTCTGTCACAAAAAAGGTCACCATAACAGACAATAACCCATCCCTTACACCTACTTCTCTATTGGAAACAGTGTATTCGGTTAGCTCAAACACGATTATGCAAGTTCAGTCTTACAATACTCTTTTAGACCGTACAGATTCTACGGAACATATTCTATTGACCACATCGGAATCTAACTGGGTCAGTGATCAGGGCGAAAACAGTAAGATTACAGGAGAAATTACTGCAGTTGACCAAGAAGTGACAACACCTGCCGGAACATTCAAAAATTGCATAGAAGTGACGGAAGAGCTTTCTGATAAAGATGGAAAAGCAACCGTAACCAAATACTATGCCCCGCATATTGGCTTAGTTCTAGCCAAGTATGACAACGGCAATGAAGAACAACTGGTCAGATACAACAACGGAATGTAG
- a CDS encoding helix-turn-helix domain-containing protein, with protein MSAFLKSVGERIRSIRKAQDLTQEALAEKAGLHYSYIGGVERGDRNISLETLEKIIDALGVLPVEIFLFDYADTEQEQIDKKQVLEALNSLLIGRNLQEVKLVHRLTKDILATIDEQKNL; from the coding sequence GTGTCGGCATTTCTAAAGTCAGTGGGTGAACGGATTCGTTCTATACGAAAAGCGCAAGACTTAACACAGGAAGCCCTTGCAGAAAAAGCTGGTCTCCATTACTCCTACATTGGCGGTGTGGAGCGGGGAGATCGGAATATCTCGCTTGAAACACTGGAAAAGATTATTGATGCACTGGGAGTATTGCCGGTTGAAATATTCCTGTTCGATTATGCTGATACTGAACAGGAGCAAATTGATAAGAAACAGGTATTGGAAGCTCTCAATTCATTGTTGATTGGACGCAATCTTCAAGAAGTTAAGCTGGTTCATCGGCTCACAAAAGACATACTGGCAACTATTGACGAACAGAAAAACCTATGA
- a CDS encoding helix-turn-helix domain-containing protein has product MIGDVLKKTRAIYGYKATEMSSKLGISSSYLSEIENNKKQPSLELLQRYSEILGIRLSSLILLSENLENATKRNKSQEFIKKMMLGLINSMSKDEGAFDEFEEEKV; this is encoded by the coding sequence ATGATAGGTGATGTGCTAAAAAAAACTCGTGCGATCTATGGTTACAAAGCAACTGAGATGAGTTCTAAACTTGGGATTTCCAGTAGTTACCTATCGGAGATAGAAAATAATAAAAAGCAGCCGTCATTAGAACTACTTCAAAGATACTCGGAAATTTTAGGTATCAGGCTGTCATCATTAATATTACTTTCTGAAAATTTAGAAAACGCAACTAAGCGAAATAAGAGCCAGGAATTTATTAAAAAAATGATGCTTGGGTTAATTAATTCAATGTCAAAAGATGAGGGTGCTTTTGATGAGTTTGAAGAAGAAAAGGTATGA
- a CDS encoding reverse transcriptase family protein, translating into MSLKKKRYDLNQCALYKCRGKGRLAYLLHMNKEEFDNLEKLIEYYSFTTDKNDGDKRLITAPRNNLKKIQKRILKLITFVKRPEWLISGERGKNYIDNGKFHQQSHYLLTMDIKKFYENCKREFVYRFFRYTMCMSGDIAEILTNIVTLEQKIPTGCPTSQLIAYYAYQEMFENIKKIANKYNCVFTLYVDDMTFSSKRPFNPDKLRNEIDIELRKYGHRPKYSKVQYYSRNSNKLVTGVVISKDHNLLVANKLQKKIYDNAMKLKKVNGNKKEAKIAYQLESDLRSLKGQLQAARNVKKGIFPEINRLVENSMINLSK; encoded by the coding sequence ATGAGTTTGAAGAAGAAAAGGTATGATCTTAATCAATGCGCTTTATATAAATGTAGAGGTAAAGGTCGTTTAGCATACCTTCTTCACATGAACAAAGAAGAATTTGATAACCTTGAAAAATTGATAGAGTATTACTCATTTACTACAGATAAGAATGATGGAGATAAAAGACTAATAACCGCTCCTAGAAATAACTTAAAAAAGATTCAAAAACGAATATTAAAATTAATTACATTTGTCAAGAGACCCGAATGGCTTATTTCGGGTGAACGTGGAAAAAATTATATTGACAACGGGAAATTTCATCAGCAATCACATTATCTTTTAACAATGGATATTAAGAAGTTCTACGAAAATTGTAAGAGAGAATTTGTGTATAGATTCTTTCGATATACAATGTGTATGTCTGGTGATATTGCGGAAATTTTAACTAATATAGTTACACTCGAGCAAAAAATACCAACAGGATGTCCGACTAGTCAATTGATAGCGTATTATGCATATCAAGAGATGTTTGAGAATATTAAAAAAATTGCTAACAAATATAATTGTGTTTTTACATTGTACGTTGATGATATGACTTTTTCTAGTAAAAGGCCATTTAATCCTGACAAACTTAGAAATGAAATTGATATTGAACTGAGAAAATATGGGCATAGGCCGAAATATAGTAAAGTTCAATATTATTCAAGAAATAGCAATAAGCTTGTTACTGGCGTTGTTATTTCTAAAGATCATAATCTTTTGGTAGCAAACAAATTACAGAAGAAGATATACGATAATGCCATGAAGTTGAAGAAAGTAAATGGTAATAAAAAAGAAGCTAAGATTGCGTATCAACTAGAAAGTGATCTTCGTTCATTAAAAGGACAATTACAGGCTGCAAGGAATGTGAAAAAGGGAATATTCCCAGAGATAAACCGCTTGGTAGAAAACAGTATGATTAATTTATCGAAATAG
- a CDS encoding site-specific DNA-methyltransferase has protein sequence MSINISKQKRDELTTKIEAIRSFLLKASQDENKESLLTFLGQIEKEVKGKKYGLVFEEHRETIDEVLDSHIPILSEEPSLFIENGGDINFLLEGDNLAALRLLEKTYRRKIDLIYIDPPYNTGNKDFIYDDSFVDKTDSYIHSKWLSFMERRLKIAKNLLSENGSIFISIDEHEYANLRLLCNQIMGEERHVATIAWQKRYSRENREAIGDSHEYIVIYAYDVDKFKEFRNRLPLTDKQKKLYKNPDNDPRGPWQSVSLLAQGYRTNQMYKIIAPNGTEHYPPQGRCWSTIESEFLKAFNDDRIYFGSDGNGVPRRKQFLYEAKGLVPWSWWPHEEVGHTDEAKKETGIILDNMTAFSTPKPIRLIDRIITIASGPNSIILDFFAGSGTTGHAVLAHNAVQEKSKRKFILCTNNENGICRKVTYERIKRVIANEGYRASLKYYKIDYVSINERMYYEYADELLLHIRELVELENGVNFTRNAELAIVLTDDEMDEFVENTDAFEKCVRLYKGHDVLLSGKQEEILKERGVEIITIPNYFYKELEG, from the coding sequence ATGAGTATCAACATTTCAAAGCAAAAACGTGACGAGTTGACAACCAAGATAGAGGCAATTCGTTCATTTCTATTGAAGGCCTCGCAAGACGAGAATAAGGAGAGTCTTTTGACGTTCCTTGGGCAGATCGAAAAAGAGGTCAAGGGCAAAAAATATGGCTTGGTATTTGAAGAGCATCGGGAAACGATTGACGAAGTGCTAGATTCTCATATTCCTATACTATCTGAAGAACCAAGTCTGTTTATTGAAAATGGCGGGGATATTAATTTTCTGTTAGAAGGTGATAATCTGGCGGCGCTACGGTTGCTGGAAAAGACCTATCGCAGAAAGATTGATCTAATTTATATTGATCCGCCATATAACACCGGAAATAAGGATTTTATCTATGATGATTCTTTCGTGGATAAGACAGATAGTTATATTCATAGCAAATGGCTTTCATTTATGGAACGTCGTTTGAAGATTGCAAAGAACTTGCTTTCTGAGAATGGATCGATTTTTATTTCAATTGACGAGCATGAGTATGCCAACCTCAGGCTCTTGTGCAATCAAATTATGGGGGAAGAAAGACATGTCGCTACTATAGCATGGCAAAAAAGATATTCGCGCGAAAACCGTGAAGCGATCGGTGATTCACATGAATATATTGTGATTTACGCATATGATGTTGATAAATTCAAAGAGTTTCGGAATAGATTACCACTAACAGATAAACAAAAGAAACTATATAAAAATCCAGACAATGATCCACGTGGCCCATGGCAGTCAGTTTCATTACTAGCACAGGGATATAGGACGAATCAAATGTATAAAATAATCGCTCCTAATGGTACTGAACATTATCCACCTCAAGGTCGGTGCTGGAGCACAATTGAAAGCGAATTTCTAAAGGCTTTTAACGACGATCGTATATATTTTGGATCAGATGGAAATGGTGTACCTCGCAGAAAGCAGTTTTTATACGAAGCGAAGGGGCTTGTCCCGTGGAGTTGGTGGCCACATGAAGAAGTAGGACATACAGATGAAGCAAAAAAAGAAACAGGGATAATCCTTGACAATATGACAGCATTTTCAACGCCTAAACCTATTCGCTTAATAGATCGTATTATTACTATTGCTTCTGGCCCAAACAGTATCATATTGGACTTTTTTGCAGGCAGCGGTACTACTGGTCATGCCGTGTTGGCACACAATGCAGTGCAAGAAAAAAGCAAACGCAAATTTATCCTTTGCACTAACAATGAAAATGGAATTTGTCGCAAGGTCACATATGAACGAATCAAGCGTGTAATTGCCAATGAAGGATACAGAGCCAGCTTGAAGTACTATAAGATTGATTACGTATCAATTAACGAACGAATGTACTACGAGTATGCAGATGAACTTCTGCTTCATATTCGTGAATTGGTGGAACTAGAGAATGGCGTTAACTTCACGCGTAATGCCGAGCTTGCCATTGTGTTGACGGATGATGAGATGGATGAGTTTGTCGAAAACACGGACGCATTCGAGAAATGCGTCCGACTCTATAAAGGTCATGACGTTCTGCTCTCCGGAAAACAAGAAGAGATACTCAAAGAACGGGGCGTGGAGATTATCACGATCCCCAATTACTTCTACAAGGAACTGGAGGGCTAA